The Clupea harengus chromosome 6, Ch_v2.0.2, whole genome shotgun sequence genome contains a region encoding:
- the madd gene encoding MAP kinase-activating death domain protein isoform X30, translating into MEKKKMCPRLLDYLVVVGVRQPSSDSVSQTPQLLRRYPLEDQPDFPLPPDVVFFCQPEGCLSIRQRRVSLRDDASFVFTLTDKDSGVTRYGICVNFYRSFQRGHHKPRPEGRGDKNAPTTEMGVEATEKSEVSSAEEADLVPPAGEAVHAKSPQPKRGVRAAPRNRNSTLTSLCILSHYPFFSTFRECLYILKRMVDCCSQRLNQRAGLPKGTQRDTMWRMFTGALSTEEKEKGSQLLQDLREIESWVYRLLRSPVPVAGQRRVDVEVLPHEMQPALTFALPDSSRFCMVDFPLHLPLELLGVDGCLLVLSCILLEHKVVLQSRDYNALSMSVMAFVSMIYPLEYMFPVIPLLPTCMASAEQLLLAPTPYIIGVPASFFLYKADFRMPDDVWLVDLDCNKVLRPTNAEILPPLPEPESSELKKHLKQLMQALASMSLNTQPILNLEKFQEGQELPLLPPGRDKASPSSTEFNPLIYGNDVDSVDVATRVAMVRFFNSPNVLQGFQMHTRTLRLFPRPVVAFQATSFLASRPRRSCFADKLSHTQAVEYYGEWALNPTNLAFQRIHNNVFDPSLIGDKPKWYAHQLQPVFYRVYDGSSQLAEALSGPLEDEANDSDPTDDSGSDSEGYDDSSSSYSSLGDFVNEMIKGDISGDTPNVDPPCHAALGDASEVEFHDFQEYKVEEGVEPEPEGEGLPEASEGQPLRSSSSTTASSSPSTIIQGVNHEQPDPAEIEASASAALKNAVPGLASQPFARPAPDPASTDPANKKKDYDNPYFEPQYGFPVEEDADSEEQEESYTPRFNQNLNGNKPQRPLRPSSLKLPGESDGEGDSRNSSPNSTISNNSGDGFGGLMSFASNLYKNHGTSFSLSNLALPNKAAREKATPFPSLKVFGLNSLMEIITEVGPGSGEGARGPRALVDQKSSVIKHSPTVKRESPSPQGRANNTSENQQFLKEVVQSVLDGQGVGWLNMKKVRRLLENEQLRVFVLSKLNRAVQSEEDARQEVIGDVEISRKVYKGMLDLLKCTVSSLEHSYTNAGLGGMASVFSLLEIARTHYQTKEPEKRKRSPMEGASSPGSKESPSGRMEGARAAGVLLVPRLQLHPPSATGKGPHHFDTRSLNEENFIASIELWSKHQDNRKQNALEKEQRAEGAKKSGEGGDTEEKRSQISADSGLSVTSGSQKSDTESVASSEPPALTRSTSQDSEASTVVSNSSGETLGADSDLSSTAGDGLGARPAPHLNLSRGTLSDSEIETNPATSAVFGKTHKLKPGPKEPARVMAKGGPAPPLEDVSMRIYLCEGLLGRDKSSVWDQLEDAAMETFSLSKERSTLWDQVQFWEDAFLDAVMLEREGMGMDQGPHEMIDRYLSLGDHDRKRLEDDEDRLLATLLHNMIAYMLMMKVTQNDVRKKVRRLMGKSHIGLTYSQEINDILDRLNNLNGRELPIRPSGSRHIKKQTFVVHAGTDTTGDIFFMEVCDDCIVLRSNIGTVYERWWYEKLINMTYCPKTKVLCLWRRNGQETQLNKFYTKKCRELYYCVKDSMERAAARQQSIKPGPELGGEFPVQDMKSGEGGLLQVTLEGINLKFMHNQFLKLKKW; encoded by the exons CCCCCGCCTGCTGGACTACCTGGTGGTAGTCGGAGTCAG GCAGCCCAGCAGTGACAGCGTGTCTCAGACCCCACAGCTGCTGCGCCGCTACCCGCTGGAGGACCAGCCCGACTTCCCGCTGCCACCCGACGTGGTGTTCTTCTGCCAGCCCGAGGGCTGCCTGAGCATCCGCCAGCGGCGCGTCAGCCTTCGCGACGACGCCTCCTTTGTCTTCACGCTCACTGACAAGGACTCGGGTGTCACGCGCTACGGCATCTGTGTCAACTTCTACCGCTCTTTCCAGCGGGGACACCACAAGCCTCGGCCAGAGGGAAGAG GAGACAAGAATGCCCCGACAACCGAAATGGGTGTGGAAGCCACGGAAAAATCCGAGGTCTCCTCCGCCGAAGAGGCGGACTTGGTGCCCCCCGCGGGAGAGGCGGTCCACGCTAAGTCCCCCCAGCCCAAGCGCGGCGTTCGGGCGGCCCCTCGCAACCGCAACAGCACCCTGACTTCGCTGTGCATCCTCAGCCACTACCCCTTCTTCTCCACCTTCCGGGAATGTCTCTACATCCTCAAGCGGATGGTGGACTGCTGCAGCCAGAGGCTCAACCAGCGTGCCGGCCTGCCCAAGGGCACACAGAG gGACACCATGTGGCGCATGTTCACGGGGGCGCTCTCcacggaggagaaggagaaaggcagCCAGCTGCTGCAGGACCTGCGCGAGATCGAGTCGTGGGTGTACCGGCTGCTGCGCTCGCCCGTGCCCGTGGCGGGCCAGCGGCGCGTGGACGTGGAGGTGCTGCCGCACGAGATGCAGCCGGCGCTCACCTTCGCCCTGCCCGACTCCTCACGCTTCTGCATGGTGGACTTCCCCCTGCACCTGCCGCTGGAGCTGCTGGGCGTGGACGGCTGTCTGCTGGTGCTCAGCTGCATCCTGCTCGAGCacaag GTGGTGCTTCAGTCTCGGGACTATAATGCCCTGTCCATGAGCGTGATGGCGTTTGTGTCTATGATCTACCCTCTGGAGTACATGTTCCCAGTCATCCCACTGCTGCCCACGTGCATGGCCTCAGCTGAACAA CTTCTTCTTGCACCCACCCCCTACATCATTGGCGTTCCGGCCAGCTTCTTCCTGTACAAGGCTGATTTCAGGATGCCAGATGATGTGTGGCTAGTTGATCTTGACTGCAACAAG gTCCTCAGACCCACCAATGCGGAgatccttccccctctccctgagCCGGAGTCATCTGAGCTGAAGAAGCATCTGAAGCAG CTCATGCAG GCTCTGGCCAGCATGAGCCTCAACACCCAGCCCATCCTCAACCTGGAGAAGTTCCAGGAGGGCCAGGAGCTGCCGCTGCTCCCGCCGGGCCGGGACAAGGCCTCGCCGTCCTCCACCGAGTTCAACCCCCTCATCTACGGCAATGACGTGGACTCTGTGGATGTGGCCACCAG ggttgccatggtgaggTTCTTCAACTCGCCCAACGTTCTGCAGGGGTTCCAGATGCACACGCGCACGCTGCGCCTCTTCCCCCGACCCGTGGTTGCCTTCCAGGCCACGTCCTTCCTGGCCTCCCGGCCACGGCGTAGCTGCTTTGCCGACAAACTGTCGCACACGCAGGCCGTGGAGTACTACGGGGAGTGGGCCCTCAACCCCACCAATCTGGCCTTCCAGAGGATTCACAACA ATGTGTTTGATCCCTCTCTGATTGGGGACAAGCCCAAGTGGTACGCGCACCAGCTGCAGCCGGTGTTCTATCGCGTGTATGACGGCTCGTCTCAGCTGGCTGAGGCCTTGAGCGGGCCGTTGGAGGACGAGGCCAACGACTCCGACCCCACCGACGACAG tggcAGTGACAGTGAAGGCTATGATGACTCCAGCTCTTCTTACTCCTCCCTCGGGGACTTTGTGAATGAGATGATCAAAGGGGACATTTCGGGAGACACTCCAA ATGTGGATCCACCTTGCCACGCTGCGCTGGGGGACGCCAGTGAGGTGGAGTTCCACGACTTCCAGGAGTACAAGGTGGAGGAGGGCGTTGAGCCGGAGCCCGAGGGGGAGGGTCTGCCAGAGGCATCAGAGGGCCAGCCGCtgcgctccagctccagcaccacggccagctccagccccagcaccATCATCCAGGGGGTCAACCAC GAGCAGCCTGACCCTGCAGAGATTGAGGCATCTGCGAGTGCTGCCCTCAAGAACGCTGTCCCGGGATTGGCCAGCCAGCCTTTCGCACGCCCCGCCCCTGACCCCGCCTCCACAGACCCGGCCAATAAGAAGAAAGACTATGACAATCCTTACTTTGAGCCTCAGTATGGCTTCCCTGTGGAAGAGGATGCAGACAGCGAGGAACAGGAGGAAAGCTACACTCCCCGCTTCAACCAGAACCTCAACGGCAACAA GCCACAGCGCCCCCTGCGGCCCAGCAGCCTTAAGCTTCCGGGGGAGTCCGACGGCGAGGGAGATTCCCGCAACAGCTCGCCCAACTCCACCATCTCCAACAACAGCGGCGATGGATTTGGGGGCCTCATGTCCTTTGCCA GTAACCTGTACAAGAACCACGGCACAAGCTTCAGCCTCTCCAACCTGGCTCTGCCCAACAAGGCTGCTAGGGAGAAGGCCACCCCCTTCCCCAGCCTCAAAG TATTTGGGCTAAATTCTCTAATGGAGATTATAACAGAGGTCGGCCCGGGGAGCGGAGAAG GGGCTCGTGGTCCCAGAGCTCTGGTGGACCAGAAGTCCTCGGTCATCAAGCACAGCCCCACTGTAAAGAGGGAGTCTCCCTCCCCGCAGGGAAGAGCCAACAACACTAG CGAGAACCAGCAGTTCCTGAAGGAGGTGGTGCAGAGCGTGCTGGACGGCCAGGGAGTGGGCTGGCTCAACATGAAGAAGGTGCGCCGCCTGCTGGAGAACGAGCAGCTGCGCGTCTTTGTGCTCAGCAAGCTCAACCGCGCCGTCCAATCGGAGGAAGACGCCCGGCAGGAGGTCATCGGGGACGTG GAGATAAGCAGAAAGGTGTATAAGGGCATGCTGGACCTGCTGAAGTGTACGGTCTCCAGTCTGGAGCACTCCTACACCAACGCGGGCCTCGGGGGCATGGCCAGCGTGTTCAGCCTGCTGGAGATCGCACGCACCCACTACCAGACCAAAG AGCCCGAGAAGCGAAAGCGCAGCCCCATGGAGGGCGCCAGCAGCCCGGGCAGCAAGGAGAGCCCGTCGGGCCGCATGGAGGGCGCCCGGGCTGCCGGCGTGCTGCTGGTGCCCCGGCTCCAGCTCCACCCGCCCTCCGCCACCGGGAAGGGGCCCCACCACTTTGATACCCGCAGTCTGAACGAGGAGAATTTTATTGCCTCAATCG AATTGTGGAGCAAGCACCAGGATAACAGAAAGCAAAATGCTTTGGAAAAGGAACAGA GGGCTGAGGGGGCCAAGAAAAGTGGCGAGGGTGGCGACACGGAGGAGAAGAGGTCCCAGATCAGTGCTGACAGCGGCCTGAGCGTGACCTCTGGTTCACAG AAGAGCGATACCGAGTCTGTGGCCAGCTCTGAACCTCCAGCCCTAACCAGGAGCACCAGTCAGGACTCTGAGGCCAGCACAGTG GTAAGCAACAGCTCAGGGGAGACCCTGGGAGCGGACAGCGACCTGAGCAGCACAGCAGGGGACGGTCTGGGAGCCCGGCCCGCCCCACACCTCAACCTCTCCAGGGGCACTCTCTCCGACAGCGAGATCGAGACCAACCCTGCCACCAGCGCCGTCTTT GGGAAGACCCATAAGCTGAAGCCAGGTCCGAAGGAGCCGGCGAGGGTCATGGCCAAAGGAGGGCCAGCACCTCCTCTGGAGGATGTCAGCATGAGGATCTACCTGTGCGAGGGGCTGCTGG GGCGGGACAAGAGCTCCGTCTGGGACCAACTGGAAGATGCCGCCATGGAGACCTTCTCTTTGA GCAAAGAGCGCTCCACTCTGTGGGACCAGGTGCAGTTCTGGGAGGATGCCTTCCTGGATGCAGTCAtgctggagagggagggcaTGGGCATGGACCAGGGCCCGCATGAGATGATTGACAG GTACCTGTCTCTGGGCGACCATGACAGAAAGCGCCTGGAGGATGACGAAGACCGGCTGTTAGCCACGCTACTGCACAACATGATTGCCTACATGCTGATGATGAAG gTGACCCAGAATGATGTTCGGAAGAAGGTGAGGCGTCTGATGGGAAAGTCTCACATTGGCCTGACTTACAGCCAGGAGATCAATGACATTCTAGACCGCCTCAATAACCTG AATGGTCGCGAGCTACCCATCAGGCCGAGCGGCAGCCGCCACATTAAGAAGCAGACGTTTGTGGTGCATGCTGGGACAGACACCACAGGGGACATCTTCTTCATGGAG GTCTGCGACGACTGCATCGTGCTGCGCAGCAACATCGGCACCGTCTACGAGCGCTGGTGGTACGAGAAGCTCATCAACATGACCTACTGTCCCAAGACCAAGGTGCTGTGCCTTTGGCGACGCAATGGCCAAGAGACTCAGCTCAACAAGTTCTACACTAAAAAG
- the madd gene encoding MAP kinase-activating death domain protein isoform X4: MEKKKMCPRLLDYLVVVGVRQPSSDSVSQTPQLLRRYPLEDQPDFPLPPDVVFFCQPEGCLSIRQRRVSLRDDASFVFTLTDKDSGVTRYGICVNFYRSFQRGHHKPRPEGRGDKNAPTTEMGVEATEKSEVSSAEEADLVPPAGEAVHAKSPQPKRGVRAAPRNRNSTLTSLCILSHYPFFSTFRECLYILKRMVDCCSQRLNQRAGLPKGTQRDTMWRMFTGALSTEEKEKGSQLLQDLREIESWVYRLLRSPVPVAGQRRVDVEVLPHEMQPALTFALPDSSRFCMVDFPLHLPLELLGVDGCLLVLSCILLEHKVVLQSRDYNALSMSVMAFVSMIYPLEYMFPVIPLLPTCMASAEQLLLAPTPYIIGVPASFFLYKADFRMPDDVWLVDLDCNKVLRPTNAEILPPLPEPESSELKKHLKQLMQALASMSLNTQPILNLEKFQEGQELPLLPPGRDKASPSSTEFNPLIYGNDVDSVDVATRVAMVRFFNSPNVLQGFQMHTRTLRLFPRPVVAFQATSFLASRPRRSCFADKLSHTQAVEYYGEWALNPTNLAFQRIHNNVFDPSLIGDKPKWYAHQLQPVFYRVYDGSSQLAEALSGPLEDEANDSDPTDDSGSDSEGYDDSSSSYSSLGDFVNEMIKGDISGDTPNVDPPCHAALGDASEVEFHDFQEYKVEEGVEPEPEGEGLPEASEGQPLRSSSSTTASSSPSTIIQGVNHEQPDPAEIEASASAALKNAVPGLASQPFARPAPDPASTDPANKKKDYDNPYFEPQYGFPVEEDADSEEQEESYTPRFNQNLNGNKPQRPLRPSSLKLPGESDGEGDSRNSSPNSTISNNSGDGFGGLMSFASNLYKNHGTSFSLSNLALPNKAAREKATPFPSLKDDEDEDDDDDDDGDGDEPESPVFGLNSLMEIITEVGPGSGEGARGPRALVDQKSSVIKHSPTVKRESPSPQGRANNTSENQQFLKEVVQSVLDGQGVGWLNMKKVRRLLENEQLRVFVLSKLNRAVQSEEDARQEVIGDVEISRKVYKGMLDLLKCTVSSLEHSYTNAGLGGMASVFSLLEIARTHYQTKEPEKRKRSPMEGASSPGSKESPSGRMEGARAAGVLLVPRLQLHPPSATGKGPHHFDTRSLNEENFIASIELWSKHQDNRKQNALEKEQRAEGAKKSGEGGDTEEKRSQISADSGLSVTSGSQKSDTESVASSEPPALTRSTSQDSEASTVVSNSSGETLGADSDLSSTAGDGLGARPAPHLNLSRGTLSDSEIETNPATSAVFGKTHKLKPGPKEPARVMAKGGPAPPLEDVSMRIYLCEGLLGRDKSSVWDQLEDAAMETFSLSKERSTLWDQVQFWEDAFLDAVMLEREGMGMDQGPHEMIDRYLSLGDHDRKRLEDDEDRLLATLLHNMIAYMLMMKVTQNDVRKKVRRLMGKSHIGLTYSQEINDILDRLNNLNGRELPIRPSGSRHIKKQTFVVHAGTDTTGDIFFMEVCDDCIVLRSNIGTVYERWWYEKLINMTYCPKTKVLCLWRRNGQETQLNKFYTKKCRELYYCVKDSMERAAARQQSIKPGPELGGEFPVQDMKSGEGGLLQVTLEGINLKFMHNQERKVFIELKHIKKCNTVKGVFVLEEFVPETKEVVIHKYKTPMAHQICYSVLCLFSYVAAVKGKEAEGKPKLLSPRPLAS; the protein is encoded by the exons CCCCCGCCTGCTGGACTACCTGGTGGTAGTCGGAGTCAG GCAGCCCAGCAGTGACAGCGTGTCTCAGACCCCACAGCTGCTGCGCCGCTACCCGCTGGAGGACCAGCCCGACTTCCCGCTGCCACCCGACGTGGTGTTCTTCTGCCAGCCCGAGGGCTGCCTGAGCATCCGCCAGCGGCGCGTCAGCCTTCGCGACGACGCCTCCTTTGTCTTCACGCTCACTGACAAGGACTCGGGTGTCACGCGCTACGGCATCTGTGTCAACTTCTACCGCTCTTTCCAGCGGGGACACCACAAGCCTCGGCCAGAGGGAAGAG GAGACAAGAATGCCCCGACAACCGAAATGGGTGTGGAAGCCACGGAAAAATCCGAGGTCTCCTCCGCCGAAGAGGCGGACTTGGTGCCCCCCGCGGGAGAGGCGGTCCACGCTAAGTCCCCCCAGCCCAAGCGCGGCGTTCGGGCGGCCCCTCGCAACCGCAACAGCACCCTGACTTCGCTGTGCATCCTCAGCCACTACCCCTTCTTCTCCACCTTCCGGGAATGTCTCTACATCCTCAAGCGGATGGTGGACTGCTGCAGCCAGAGGCTCAACCAGCGTGCCGGCCTGCCCAAGGGCACACAGAG gGACACCATGTGGCGCATGTTCACGGGGGCGCTCTCcacggaggagaaggagaaaggcagCCAGCTGCTGCAGGACCTGCGCGAGATCGAGTCGTGGGTGTACCGGCTGCTGCGCTCGCCCGTGCCCGTGGCGGGCCAGCGGCGCGTGGACGTGGAGGTGCTGCCGCACGAGATGCAGCCGGCGCTCACCTTCGCCCTGCCCGACTCCTCACGCTTCTGCATGGTGGACTTCCCCCTGCACCTGCCGCTGGAGCTGCTGGGCGTGGACGGCTGTCTGCTGGTGCTCAGCTGCATCCTGCTCGAGCacaag GTGGTGCTTCAGTCTCGGGACTATAATGCCCTGTCCATGAGCGTGATGGCGTTTGTGTCTATGATCTACCCTCTGGAGTACATGTTCCCAGTCATCCCACTGCTGCCCACGTGCATGGCCTCAGCTGAACAA CTTCTTCTTGCACCCACCCCCTACATCATTGGCGTTCCGGCCAGCTTCTTCCTGTACAAGGCTGATTTCAGGATGCCAGATGATGTGTGGCTAGTTGATCTTGACTGCAACAAG gTCCTCAGACCCACCAATGCGGAgatccttccccctctccctgagCCGGAGTCATCTGAGCTGAAGAAGCATCTGAAGCAG CTCATGCAG GCTCTGGCCAGCATGAGCCTCAACACCCAGCCCATCCTCAACCTGGAGAAGTTCCAGGAGGGCCAGGAGCTGCCGCTGCTCCCGCCGGGCCGGGACAAGGCCTCGCCGTCCTCCACCGAGTTCAACCCCCTCATCTACGGCAATGACGTGGACTCTGTGGATGTGGCCACCAG ggttgccatggtgaggTTCTTCAACTCGCCCAACGTTCTGCAGGGGTTCCAGATGCACACGCGCACGCTGCGCCTCTTCCCCCGACCCGTGGTTGCCTTCCAGGCCACGTCCTTCCTGGCCTCCCGGCCACGGCGTAGCTGCTTTGCCGACAAACTGTCGCACACGCAGGCCGTGGAGTACTACGGGGAGTGGGCCCTCAACCCCACCAATCTGGCCTTCCAGAGGATTCACAACA ATGTGTTTGATCCCTCTCTGATTGGGGACAAGCCCAAGTGGTACGCGCACCAGCTGCAGCCGGTGTTCTATCGCGTGTATGACGGCTCGTCTCAGCTGGCTGAGGCCTTGAGCGGGCCGTTGGAGGACGAGGCCAACGACTCCGACCCCACCGACGACAG tggcAGTGACAGTGAAGGCTATGATGACTCCAGCTCTTCTTACTCCTCCCTCGGGGACTTTGTGAATGAGATGATCAAAGGGGACATTTCGGGAGACACTCCAA ATGTGGATCCACCTTGCCACGCTGCGCTGGGGGACGCCAGTGAGGTGGAGTTCCACGACTTCCAGGAGTACAAGGTGGAGGAGGGCGTTGAGCCGGAGCCCGAGGGGGAGGGTCTGCCAGAGGCATCAGAGGGCCAGCCGCtgcgctccagctccagcaccacggccagctccagccccagcaccATCATCCAGGGGGTCAACCAC GAGCAGCCTGACCCTGCAGAGATTGAGGCATCTGCGAGTGCTGCCCTCAAGAACGCTGTCCCGGGATTGGCCAGCCAGCCTTTCGCACGCCCCGCCCCTGACCCCGCCTCCACAGACCCGGCCAATAAGAAGAAAGACTATGACAATCCTTACTTTGAGCCTCAGTATGGCTTCCCTGTGGAAGAGGATGCAGACAGCGAGGAACAGGAGGAAAGCTACACTCCCCGCTTCAACCAGAACCTCAACGGCAACAA GCCACAGCGCCCCCTGCGGCCCAGCAGCCTTAAGCTTCCGGGGGAGTCCGACGGCGAGGGAGATTCCCGCAACAGCTCGCCCAACTCCACCATCTCCAACAACAGCGGCGATGGATTTGGGGGCCTCATGTCCTTTGCCA GTAACCTGTACAAGAACCACGGCACAAGCTTCAGCCTCTCCAACCTGGCTCTGCCCAACAAGGCTGCTAGGGAGAAGGCCACCCCCTTCCCCAGCCTCAAAG acgatgaggatgaggatgatgatgatgatgatgatggtgatggtgatgagcCAGAAAGCCCGG TATTTGGGCTAAATTCTCTAATGGAGATTATAACAGAGGTCGGCCCGGGGAGCGGAGAAG GGGCTCGTGGTCCCAGAGCTCTGGTGGACCAGAAGTCCTCGGTCATCAAGCACAGCCCCACTGTAAAGAGGGAGTCTCCCTCCCCGCAGGGAAGAGCCAACAACACTAG CGAGAACCAGCAGTTCCTGAAGGAGGTGGTGCAGAGCGTGCTGGACGGCCAGGGAGTGGGCTGGCTCAACATGAAGAAGGTGCGCCGCCTGCTGGAGAACGAGCAGCTGCGCGTCTTTGTGCTCAGCAAGCTCAACCGCGCCGTCCAATCGGAGGAAGACGCCCGGCAGGAGGTCATCGGGGACGTG GAGATAAGCAGAAAGGTGTATAAGGGCATGCTGGACCTGCTGAAGTGTACGGTCTCCAGTCTGGAGCACTCCTACACCAACGCGGGCCTCGGGGGCATGGCCAGCGTGTTCAGCCTGCTGGAGATCGCACGCACCCACTACCAGACCAAAG AGCCCGAGAAGCGAAAGCGCAGCCCCATGGAGGGCGCCAGCAGCCCGGGCAGCAAGGAGAGCCCGTCGGGCCGCATGGAGGGCGCCCGGGCTGCCGGCGTGCTGCTGGTGCCCCGGCTCCAGCTCCACCCGCCCTCCGCCACCGGGAAGGGGCCCCACCACTTTGATACCCGCAGTCTGAACGAGGAGAATTTTATTGCCTCAATCG AATTGTGGAGCAAGCACCAGGATAACAGAAAGCAAAATGCTTTGGAAAAGGAACAGA GGGCTGAGGGGGCCAAGAAAAGTGGCGAGGGTGGCGACACGGAGGAGAAGAGGTCCCAGATCAGTGCTGACAGCGGCCTGAGCGTGACCTCTGGTTCACAG AAGAGCGATACCGAGTCTGTGGCCAGCTCTGAACCTCCAGCCCTAACCAGGAGCACCAGTCAGGACTCTGAGGCCAGCACAGTG GTAAGCAACAGCTCAGGGGAGACCCTGGGAGCGGACAGCGACCTGAGCAGCACAGCAGGGGACGGTCTGGGAGCCCGGCCCGCCCCACACCTCAACCTCTCCAGGGGCACTCTCTCCGACAGCGAGATCGAGACCAACCCTGCCACCAGCGCCGTCTTT GGGAAGACCCATAAGCTGAAGCCAGGTCCGAAGGAGCCGGCGAGGGTCATGGCCAAAGGAGGGCCAGCACCTCCTCTGGAGGATGTCAGCATGAGGATCTACCTGTGCGAGGGGCTGCTGG GGCGGGACAAGAGCTCCGTCTGGGACCAACTGGAAGATGCCGCCATGGAGACCTTCTCTTTGA GCAAAGAGCGCTCCACTCTGTGGGACCAGGTGCAGTTCTGGGAGGATGCCTTCCTGGATGCAGTCAtgctggagagggagggcaTGGGCATGGACCAGGGCCCGCATGAGATGATTGACAG GTACCTGTCTCTGGGCGACCATGACAGAAAGCGCCTGGAGGATGACGAAGACCGGCTGTTAGCCACGCTACTGCACAACATGATTGCCTACATGCTGATGATGAAG gTGACCCAGAATGATGTTCGGAAGAAGGTGAGGCGTCTGATGGGAAAGTCTCACATTGGCCTGACTTACAGCCAGGAGATCAATGACATTCTAGACCGCCTCAATAACCTG AATGGTCGCGAGCTACCCATCAGGCCGAGCGGCAGCCGCCACATTAAGAAGCAGACGTTTGTGGTGCATGCTGGGACAGACACCACAGGGGACATCTTCTTCATGGAG GTCTGCGACGACTGCATCGTGCTGCGCAGCAACATCGGCACCGTCTACGAGCGCTGGTGGTACGAGAAGCTCATCAACATGACCTACTGTCCCAAGACCAAGGTGCTGTGCCTTTGGCGACGCAATGGCCAAGAGACTCAGCTCAACAAGTTCTACACTAAAAAG